The proteins below are encoded in one region of Helianthus annuus cultivar XRQ/B chromosome 2, HanXRQr2.0-SUNRISE, whole genome shotgun sequence:
- the LOC110939924 gene encoding WD40 repeat-containing protein HOS15, protein MINMNSNELNYLVYRYLHESGFTHTAFTLGYEAALNKSTLDGNVIPPGALVTFVQKGIQYLELEANLSCNDSDVDEDFSFIQPIDLITKNVYELQQMIKEKKQNVQKTKNREKNRDNREHEQEHSREKDKEHFREKEIEREKEREKERLHVREREKKVEIEREKEQEKEKQIRDKERELEKEKSEREKDKVKQKEKKNEDVTDVRRDEDNVRVQHEENVITEGGPDPMEIDNSLASMSALIPNSDVTVLKGHTSEVFVCAWSPTESLLASGSGDSTARIWTIRDGPCRSDTQNGPSNVAVLKHYRGRTNDKSKDVTTLDWNGEGTLLATGSYDGQARIWSKDGELVNTLTKHKGPIFSLKWNKKGDYLLSGSVDKTAIVWDIKTGEWKQQFEFHTAPTLDVDWRNNVSFATCSTDNMIYVCKVGDNRPVKAFAGHQGEVNAIKWDPTGSLLASCSDDSTAKIWSLKQDTCLHDLKEHTKEIYTIRWSPTGPGTNNPNQPLVLASASFDSTIKLWDVETGRLLHSLVAHGDPVYSVAFSPNGEYLASGSLDKCMHIWSVKEARVVKTYEGSGGIFEVCWNKEGDKIGACFSNNVVCILDFRM, encoded by the exons ATGATTAACATGAATTCAAACGAGTTGAATTACCTAGTCTACCGTTATCTTCACGAATCAG GTTTCACGCATACTGCGTTCACATTAGGTTACGAGGCCGCACTGAACAAAAGTACACTAGACGGAAACGTAATTCCACCCGGTGCTCTTGTAACATTTGTGCAAAAAGGAATTCAGTATCTCGAACTAGAAGCTAATCTCTCATGC AATGATTCCGATGTTGATGAAGATTTCTCGTTTATACAACCGATTGATCTCATTACAAAAAACGTTTACGAGCTACAACAAATGATAAAAGAGAAGAAGCAAAATGTTCAAAAAACTAAAAACCGAGAAAAAAACCGAGACAATCGGGAGCACGAGCAAGAACATTCTAGAGAGAAGGACAAAGAACATTTTAGAGAAAAGGAAATCGAACGAGAAAAAGAACGAGAAAAAGAACGACTACATGTTAGAGAAAGAGAGAAGAAAGTTGAAATTGAACGAGAAAAGGAacaagaaaaggaaaaacaaataAGGGACAAAGAACGGGAATTGGAGAAAGAGAAAAGCGAGAGGGAAAAAGATAAGGTGAaacaaaaggaaaagaaaaacgAAGATGTTACGGATGTTAGACGCGACGAGGATAATGTACGAGTCCAACATGAAGAGAATGTGATCACTGAAG GAGGACCAGATCCAATGGAAATCGACAACAGTTTGGCATCTATGTCTGCTCTCATTCCCAATTCTGATGTAACCGTTTTGAAAGGTCATACTTCTGAG GTTTTTGTATGTGCATGGAGTCCAACCGAGTCTCTTTTGGCATCCGG ATCTGGAGATTCCACAGCTAGAATCTGGACCATTCGCGATGGCCCATGTAGATCCGATACACAAAACGGGCCCTCAAACGTTGCAGTTTTAAAGCACTACAGAGGTAGAACAAATGATAAGAGTAAAGACGTAACCACACTCGACTGGAAT GGTGAGGGTACACTACTTGCAACCGGTTCTTATGATGGTCAAGCCAGAATATGGAGTAAAGATG gGGAGCTGGTAAATACATTAACAAAACATAAAGGGCCGATATTTTCGTTGAAATGGAACAAGAAAGGGGATTATCTTCTAAGTGGCAGTGTCGACAAGACCGCAATCGTATGGGACATTAAAACCGGAGAATGGAAGCAGCAGTTTGAATTTCATACAG CACCTACTCTCGATGTTGATTGGCGCAACAATGTGTCGTTTGCAACGTGTTCAACTGACAACATGATTTATGTTTGTAAAGTTGGAGATAATCGACCTGTTAAAGCTTTTGCGGGGCATCAG GGTGAAGTTAATGCTATCAAATGGGATCCTACTGGTTCACTTCTAGCGTCATGCTCGGATGATTCTACTGCTAAG ATATGGAGCTTGAAGCAGGATACCTGTTTGCATGATTTGAAGGAGCATACAAAG GAAATATATACAATCAGATGGAGCCCCACGGGTCCTGGAACTAATAACCCTAACCAGCCATTAGTGTTGGCAAG TGCATCGTTCGACTCTACTATAAAGCTATGGGATGTAGAAACTGGAAGACTTCTTCACAGCTTAGTTGCCCATGG GGATCCTGTATATTCTGTGGCATTTAGCCCAAACGGGGAGTACTTAGCAAGTGGGTCATTGGACAAATGCATGCACATATGGTCTGTGAAAGAAGCAAGGGTGGTGAAAACATACGAGGGAAGTGGCGGGATCTTTGAAGTATGCTGGAACAAAGAAGGCGATAAGATCGGGGCGTGTTTCTCAAACAATGTTGTTTGTATCTTGGATTTTCGTATGTAA